The Thunnus maccoyii chromosome 15, fThuMac1.1, whole genome shotgun sequence DNA segment attttaatatttctcataattattaaatatttttacataatgTTGTCAAGTGACATCCAAGGAAAAAAGcagattaaaaatatcattttttaatatttaaaatacttacTGTTAGCAGGTTTAAACCctgaaatacagaaaacagtATTACAcagttattatttattcaatatttatgaaagaacacaaagagaaaacagcaacatctgTATCACAATTACAAGATATGTCAACTAattataaatcaaatatttacacTTTATGGACTTTGTATCACCAGAAGTAAAATATATGTTGTTATAATATTATCACCAAAACAATAGCAGAGACATGTATATTAAATACATCtatgaagttaaaaaaaaaaacctttatgatgagtaaaaacatcttttgtcTCTCACCATTATTGTTCTTTTTCCAGAGGACGTATCCAACGATGGCGGCTAGCACGGCCACAAGTACGACAACAACTCCAATGACAACACCCACAGGGAGCCTGAAGAACCTGGAACCCAAACACAACATCTAACTTTATTTATCTCACTCTTTAATCACTAAATGGATCAGATTATATTTATTAACACAATTTCAGTATTTGAAGGAGGTCAAAAGAACAAGACAAACATGCTGATGCTGAGTGTGTTTTAGTGAACTATCAGTGTTGGgagttaaaaccataaagtttTACTATAATCTCATTAGttttaacagaaacacagatatGCAAAACATTACTATTTGAATGTTAGTAGTTAAATTTCAATACTGGCCTGTTGAAAACTATGTTACAATGTTGAACATAATTATGCTtttgttatggaattttccatcagGGGTTACATATTGGGTTACACTGGGTCCAGtatgggccttgaggtcacagaGTAAACAACATCAAGtcttacagagagagaaactgccTCTCCTTGGATATGCAGCTATATGTGATGTTTGGGATAAACATCTGGTTAAGAGTGAACCAGCGTTGTCCCGGTAACCAAGGTCAGGGAGATGGCTGGAGACTCTCTAGACAGCACCGATAGGTGAATGCATCGATTCCACGGCATAatcaaacattcaaaccagaGTGTGCTGACGGTGACCTGAGGATCCATGCAACGTGACCTGAACTAACACGGCTAaagtgcagttccttgtttagaaactagtgaaccaattagactgatttttcatattgtaggctgatctgtTGGGTTAAAGACTAAGAGTCAGACCTTCAGAAGGCAGAACAGGAAGAGACAGCATCTTGTGCAGAACACCTTGATGTGCACTGTTTCAGTTCTCCGCTCGGCCAAGTGTTTCAATAAACTTTCTCAGCATTAAGACAGTCAGTTAGACTTGGACCAAATTAACAACCAGAGAAGAAATAAACTTTGTGATCAGGCAACATTTTACAGAGCATAGAAACTGTACTGAAGAGGAAAACATACATAATTTAAAAGAATGTTGAATTTCATCTGATCATTTGgaaaaattaaagattaaaaactTCTCATGAATTCTTCTGGCATCCAAAGAGACAAATGAAATCTAgatgacttaaaaaaaacagagacaaacaacaaaagaaaccaCTGAAGGAGACAAAAAACCCATCtgtcacaaataaacaaaatataaatcagaTGAAAGTAAACTAAACTGTGTTTCCTACCTCCATCACTTCTGATTCCAGTCTTACCTCCATTAGTTCTGATCACAGCTTTGTCCAGTTTGGTGATGATGTCGTCCTTCACACCagagagctgaaacacacagtCGTACTTCCTCCAGTCTTCAGGTGTGACTGATGAAAGGTCCAGGACAGCACTCATCTGGAAGGATCCATCGTGGTTGGGGAGGATCTCTCCACGTTCCATGTCCTCAtgaagctcctctccatctttcctccagaacatATCGGCTCTGTGAGGGTAGAAACCTGTAGcgtggcagctgactggagaggagggagtcttctggaggagagacactgagggaaGCTCTGGAGTGTAAAGACAAAGACAGTTTAtagtttctttattattatttactttatattGGAATATATTACCATTCCTCTttgatgtaatgtttttaaacaCTTTAGTAGCActtatgtatacagtatatatcgcATGCAAACAAACCTCATTAAAGTGTGAttgagaaaaggagggagggacagaggagaagaaagacaaaTGGAGAGAGGTGAGAAGTGAGAGACTAGATaacaaagagaggaggaggagaaaaagagtggtgataaatgtgtgagagagtgacagagagaaaatggggTAAAGgtggagggaggcagagagatgaagagaggtgagagagaaaatgaaagagaaatgtgtgtaaacTGAGACACAGTGGCTCTCTGTATGTTGGTTCATATTTATtgtaatgttactgtaagttAGAAACAGAGGAGGCTTATTAACATTGTTGTGTCCATGAAACTACATCAGGTCATGTGACTCTACCTGTTCTCAGCAGAGAGCTCTTCCCGTAGTTCACGTACTTCTTTATCCAGTCAGGACACTCCTGGGTGAGGTAATGTTTGAACTGTACTGTCTGAGCTCTGTTATGATCCCACTTGTGTTTGGTGATGAcagattgtggttttggagcGATCCATGTCTCTGTCTTCAGGTCCAATACTATGAAGTCTTCTCCATCATAACCAAACTGAATGAAACCATTAACCTCTCCAGTCTCATCGTCCCATTCACAGCCGTACATCACCTGGTAAATGtggacacctgagagagagacagagacccAGACTGCAGTAAACCAGAGTGAGATCTCAACACAGTCAGCTATCATCAGTAGATATCACATCTtcaccacagagacacactgatccacacacaccaaaacagaaGATCTACACCTtctgctgttattggctggatGGAAACCACTCACAGCCAATCATCATCTGGACAGTGTGGACaactcagagagagacagagaagcagagactGCTGGGAAACAGAgtccatttcctgtctttaccacagagacacactgccTCCACTGAGACCAACACACACTTTATCTACACTGTTGAAGCTGGTGTGGCCTGGGTTGATTTCTCAGTACCTAGAGAGAGTTGTGCACCTCCCCATAACACCTCTCATGCAGAGGATTAGTAGACAGTACAGCGgaagttgattggatgaactgtATTACccattcaaaacgtgcctgagacatcctgcactatgtctggaacatacatacaaagttctCATGCGTGAGGAACGGGAATAGAGCttaactctctaaactttttcaattcattctctatggtaggTCTTATGACTACGGgtgtaatcccacctctgactacagtgtgggttgcaatggcagaatggtgctgtctgtatttccgcTTGTTGAATCCATATGCAGAAGAAGCGATGTTGTTTAtaaggtatttttatatatgtctgaaagtgccagagacatcctgcactaagTCTTGAATGTAGatgccaagtttcattcacagtaacGTTACACAGTTCAACAGAAGAACTCAAGtctcttaaatgttttcaagtcattattactacagatgtaatcccacctccgacCACAAAGTGGATTGCAATagcagagtggcgctgtccgtatttctgtttgttgacTCCAcgagcagaagaagaagaagcaaatcaacttTATCAATGTTATTTATGAgctattttttatatatttctcgagacaggctcatccaaacaacttcacacatcgaCATTACACTTCCTCGTTTCTCCAGCAATCCACccgccaggtatgaagtagatcagatgaacagttcacaagatatgtgaaggacaaacccacatacatacaaacatgcagacagacattCAGAGATTTCTTGCTTTTTATAGAGAGATATTACTTCTGTCATATGGGGACCCAGCAAAAGCAGCCTGTGTCCCATTTAAAGTCCTGCACCGTAGTTTAAGAAACCAGGTGGTAATGTTCCTCTATCAGCTGTGTGTTGTAAAACTGTTGTAATAAACAGGTTTCTACACTGTGGGCAGTTCAGTAGATTATTCTGATCTAATCTAGTGGAGATAAAGTGTTAATAATCTCTGTTGGTTATTATGGGATGGACAGAAACACTGGATCAGTGCAGTATAGCAGCATCCAGGAGTCTCAGTCtcagtaatgtgtgttttaatctgtttcagtgtgtgtgagtgtaaagCTCCATATAAAACAGTGTTGATGAggaatgattgtgtgtgtgttcacatttgtTTACTATTATACAACAAACAGGGTGAAagcataaacaacattttatcagtaaacagtgaaacacaaacaaacctccagttTGGTTGAAGCGCTGCTTTGCAGTTTCAATGTTGGCTTTGAAGCTCGGCTGGTTACCCACACAGATCTGAGTTATATCCTCCCAGTACTGTGGATCATCTGCTGTGACTCTGCTCATCCAGTCTTGTTTGGGTTCATTTCTCTTGGTGTTGCTGTCACAGTAACTTATCTGAGCTTCATCAACCATCCCAACAGACACATACTCTGGGAAGTTTGGGACTTGAGAGGACCCAGTGTAGAAATACTTCAGAGAGTGAATCACTGCAAGAAAAAGTTAATGTCATCATTTCAGTTTTCTCAATTACAGTTTTATAAATaacttttacataaaataaaaatattttcctgTGCACAGAATCAACCGGAGCTACAGTACATCCTCCTGACAATCTCTGTTGTGcagttaataattaattaattaattaattaattatgtttttaacaacatatttattctgaaataaaatattaaaccaGTCAATTATATAGACATCAGATCATTCACATGTCTGACTTTCATTGAtagatgcattttgttttgtttttttcatatatattatatttttttttagtgtgaaGTAAAACTCCAGTTTAGTTTCCAGTTAGTGGAGATGTTGACTTGACAAATTATATaccagtccctccaggatttcacttagtttttttttttgttttttttttggtaattatattttattattatttttgcagcagtttttctcaaaaattgtgatacaatttgtgaaattttctttcactttttgcACTGAAATTGtgggaaatgtgaaaaattgtaatcagccaaaaaaacaaagagtaaAACACAGGACTGGAACCATAACTCCAAAAGTGATTATCAGGGTTTTTTATGCACTGTCTGATTATAAAATGTCTCCTGGTGCttttaaagttgtgtttacatcactaatgtttgtaaaacaagcctgtattttcaattatgatcatttaaagaaacacaaaagcTGCTTCTTTTCTATGTTCAGTcaatattacataataaatataaacagtagACTATACATGTCAATGCACCTGTGGGTCATAGGTCAGAAATTACTGAATGGTTATTTATCTTATCTACTTTATtacaaaataaactttaatGAATAGGAAGGTATTTCATCATTCCTATTCTTTTTGATATTAAAGATATTGAGAACATCCATGAGCTTACATACAAAGCACAGATTCAAGCTGCATTATCATCATATAACACAGCGCCCCTCTTATTGGTCGTTTGAGGACATTAACCTACATGTAAAGTGAGCTCTAAATATACCAGTACAAtttatgattaattaatgaACATGTTAGAAATTAATCTAAGTCTATCTCAATTATTCTACATGAACTAATGCAGAAACATATGGCCGTATGCAAAAGTCTGATGATGTTTAGTGCAGCCAAAGCAGTATCTTCAAAGAAGTCCACAATTATAGTAAGGCtactaaacattttcagtaaatcTTACCTGCTGATACAGAGCGACAcaagaaaagcatcaaaatcactgttttcatttttgatttgataaaGAACTCAGAAGAgaagtttaaaaagttgtttaatttgaaCTTTGGACCAGCGATAAACGCAACATGCGCAAAAAGCTTCGCTTCTGACCAGTAGAAACTTAGAGTCATGGGTAACCAGACAAAATCAACAACTGAGTTAGCGGAAAGTGAAACTTAAgttagacagacagaaaacaaagaggaacAAAAAAGATCAGGACAGAAAGTCTAAAAGTAGCAAGTACAGCTATATTTAAGTgtactttaaaatgtgttttgttgcattttagtcatcatttatttagttttagtcatCTAGCCAAACATTTATCAGGTTACTCAAAACAGGGATTAATCAACGCGTTGCACAGACAGGATTTAAAGTGAACTTTAAGATAATgagttttgactttttaaacattCCTATAATCTGCAAGGAAGTCAAAGAACTAAACATGTAATAATATGAAACAAACCTTAAATTCTTGTAGCCATCTCTACAGATATAAAGCCTTTTCTTTTACCATCAGCcgacttaaaaaaaagaaaaactattgACTCACCTGCCGCCGCGCTGTGTAGACCTACTACAAGGAGGGTGAGAAAAACCAAGATCTTCATCCTACATTAAGTTTCTTTATCCAGAGTCTAACAAGCTGTGATTCCCTCACGAGACTcaaggctgaactgagggtaGGACAAGTAAGGGCGCTCCCTTCATCTTCCATCTGAACCAATGGGAATTTAGTAAACAAAgggctcttctcatttctctattttgtgcctCCTCGTCCCCTCTCTCCGTTGTCCTGCCTGTGACCCGGAAACTCATCTCAGCACGCAATGTTTACGGATGTCTCAATTCTTATATTGCATCT contains these protein-coding regions:
- the LOC121913626 gene encoding major histocompatibility complex class I-related gene protein-like; this translates as MKILVFLTLLVVGLHSAAAVIHSLKYFYTGSSQVPNFPEYVSVGMVDEAQISYCDSNTKRNEPKQDWMSRVTADDPQYWEDITQICVGNQPSFKANIETAKQRFNQTGGVHIYQVMYGCEWDDETGEVNGFIQFGYDGEDFIVLDLKTETWIAPKPQSVITKHKWDHNRAQTVQFKHYLTQECPDWIKKYVNYGKSSLLRTELPSVSLLQKTPSSPVSCHATGFYPHRADMFWRKDGEELHEDMERGEILPNHDGSFQMSAVLDLSSVTPEDWRKYDCVFQLSGVKDDIITKLDKAVIRTNGGSSGSLWVLSLELLSYLWPC